From Planctomycetaceae bacterium:
CTCCAGGAAATACCACGGCGCGCCCATGGCCGCGGCGATGATCGTCAGCACCGCCACGCCCAGCAGCAGGCGAAACTTCGTCGCCAGCGAGATTCTCACCACTTGCCTTGCCATAGTCGCCGTTACCGCCGTGACAGGTACGTCTGGGCAATGTCGCGCAGCGTGTATCCGGTACGGTTCAGCCGCCGGATCAACCGCACCCGCCGGACCAGCTTCTGATCGAACAACCGCCGCTGCCCCTGGCGCAGCGGACACACCAGCCCCAGCAGGATGTAATATTCCAATGTCGCGGGGCTCACACCAGCCGCCGCCGCGGCGGCAGAGAGCCGCATCAGCGTCGTCTTGCCTGGCTCGTTCATGGAACCTGCAGTGTATCCGCTGGACGGCGGGCAGACAAAAAAGAATCACGCCACGCTGTCAAAGCACTACATCGCCAGCGAGACCAGGTAGTCCGTCAATGCCGGCAGATTTGGGAATTGAAGCACCTTGTCAGGAAGCGGTTTGGGTGTGGGCGCGCCGATCATCACGACCTTGCACCCAAGCCGCGACGCCTGGCGGACCAGCGCCTCGTCTTGGCTGACAAAGTACAGAACGTTGGGGGGGGTCTTGCGCAGCCCGCGAAGTGCGGCCTGAAGGGCCTCCAGGCGCGTTCGGGCCTGCGCGCCGGGCAGCACCAGGGCGGGGGGCAGGTCCCGGCGAATCGCCGCCAATGACTCGACGAACTCGGCCGGCGGGCCCGACCCCACGAACGCGACGATGCCCAGCCGGGACATCGCCGCCACGGAGGCTTTCAGACCCGCTGCGCTACTGCCCGCCAGGCGGCTGTCCACAAGGAAGACACGCTCCTGCGGCCGCACGCCTGCGATGATGGCGGAGGCTTTCTCGAAGGCATAGGGACCATATGGCGCGCCCTGGACCGTCCCGCGCTCCACGCCTGCCTGCGCCGGGCCGAAGTTGACTCCCGCGACCGTTCCGCCGCCGCCGAAATGTGCGGGCAAGACGCTGCTGTAGACGAGGGTCTGCCCTGAGGAGCGTTCCAGCGCTGGCGGAATGATGCAGAGCTGGCTGGATGCGGGGACACTGGGCGTCGCGACGGTGTCGCAAAGAACGAATGTCCGATGCGACTGGGCGGTGACGTCGCGGCAGGCCTCGATGCCCAGCCAGACCAGCGCCAGCAGCGCCGCGGCCGCCAGGGCCA
This genomic window contains:
- a CDS encoding MerR family transcriptional regulator, which translates into the protein MNEPGKTTLMRLSAAAAAAGVSPATLEYYILLGLVCPLRQGQRRLFDQKLVRRVRLIRRLNRTGYTLRDIAQTYLSRR